A genomic segment from Luteolibacter ambystomatis encodes:
- the hemB gene encoding porphobilinogen synthase: MNFPIRPRRNRRTPAIRSLVRETTLSASDFILPVFIHEDAEDTPISSMPGVTRWSLPGLVKEVGEAVALGVHAVVLFPKIEESLKTPHAEEAYNDDGLVPRAIEALKQAYPSLCVITDVALDPYNSDGHDGVVARDGLGEIHILNDETVEILVAQALCHARAGADIVSPSDMMDGRVAAIRSALDDSGFEHVSILSYTAKYASAYYGPFRGALDSAPKDGDKKTYQMDPGNAREAIRELQLDEAEGADMVMVKPAGPYLDIISTLRGSTTLPVAAYQVSGEYLMIKSACAAGWLDEKAVVLESLTGIKRAGADLILTYFAKQAAEWLR, encoded by the coding sequence ATGAACTTCCCGATCCGTCCCCGCCGCAACCGCCGCACACCGGCGATCCGCTCGCTGGTCCGCGAGACCACGCTGTCCGCTTCGGATTTCATTTTGCCGGTCTTCATCCACGAGGACGCGGAGGACACGCCGATCAGCTCGATGCCCGGTGTCACCCGCTGGTCGCTGCCGGGTCTGGTGAAGGAAGTTGGCGAGGCGGTCGCGCTCGGCGTGCATGCCGTGGTGTTGTTCCCGAAGATCGAGGAATCCCTCAAGACTCCGCACGCCGAGGAAGCCTACAACGATGACGGTCTGGTCCCACGTGCGATCGAGGCGCTGAAGCAGGCGTATCCATCTCTCTGCGTCATCACGGACGTGGCGCTCGATCCTTACAACTCGGATGGCCACGATGGCGTGGTCGCCCGCGATGGTCTTGGTGAGATCCACATTCTCAATGACGAGACGGTGGAGATCCTCGTCGCCCAGGCGCTCTGCCACGCGCGCGCCGGTGCGGACATCGTTTCGCCGTCGGACATGATGGACGGCCGCGTCGCCGCGATCCGCTCGGCGCTCGATGACTCCGGCTTCGAGCACGTTTCCATCCTCAGCTACACCGCCAAGTATGCCTCGGCCTACTATGGTCCCTTCCGCGGCGCGCTCGATTCCGCTCCGAAGGATGGCGACAAGAAGACCTACCAGATGGATCCCGGCAACGCCCGCGAGGCGATCCGCGAACTCCAGCTCGATGAGGCGGAAGGCGCGGACATGGTGATGGTGAAACCCGCCGGTCCCTACCTCGACATCATCTCCACCTTGCGCGGGAGTACGACACTCCCCGTAGCCGCCTACCAGGTGAGCGGCGAATACCTCATGATCAAGAGCGCCTGCGCCGCCGGATGGCTGGATGAGAAGGCGGTGGTGCTGGAATCCCTCACCGGCATCAAGCGTGCCGGCGCGGATCTGATTCTCACCTACTTCGCCAAGCAGGCGGCGGAGTGGTTGAGGTAG
- a CDS encoding ferritin-like domain-containing protein → MILLKSNLVESLETGGKPAVLHALQQAIQLEHATIPPYLYAMYSLGQQTDNAAVADIIGSIVAEEMLHMTLACNVLNAIGGHPVIDTPAFTPDYPGPLPGGVESGLIVNLAPFSLDVVKNVFMEIEEPQDPNDYPETATLLEANGQAGVTIGQFYDEIKKQLIALGEDAFTGDPARQVQPPFPEGGIVTDLASALEAIDIIIDQGEGTGTTPLAGEDGELAHYYKFAEIYYGHALIKNPNAKPTDPPDQQYYYGGAPITYNASEIAQIPTNPKAADYPSGSAQRHAMDNFNYTYTSLLKGLHDLFNGQPDTFRRTLGAMMSLRQQALDMMAGTNLPGPIGPSFEYQPVNPA, encoded by the coding sequence ATGATCCTTCTCAAATCGAACCTCGTCGAAAGTCTCGAAACCGGCGGCAAGCCCGCCGTGCTGCACGCCCTCCAGCAAGCGATCCAGCTCGAGCACGCCACCATCCCTCCCTATCTCTATGCGATGTATTCGCTGGGGCAGCAGACCGACAATGCCGCCGTGGCGGACATCATCGGCAGCATCGTGGCGGAGGAGATGCTCCACATGACGCTCGCGTGCAATGTTCTCAATGCCATCGGCGGGCATCCCGTGATCGATACCCCTGCTTTCACCCCGGACTATCCCGGCCCGCTGCCGGGCGGCGTGGAGAGCGGACTGATCGTGAACCTCGCGCCCTTCTCGCTCGATGTGGTGAAGAATGTCTTCATGGAGATCGAGGAGCCTCAGGACCCGAACGACTATCCGGAGACGGCTACGCTGCTTGAAGCGAATGGCCAGGCCGGCGTGACCATCGGCCAATTCTACGATGAGATCAAAAAGCAGCTCATCGCGCTGGGCGAGGACGCCTTCACCGGCGATCCCGCGCGGCAGGTGCAGCCGCCGTTTCCGGAAGGCGGCATCGTGACCGACCTCGCAAGCGCGCTGGAGGCGATCGACATCATCATCGACCAGGGCGAGGGCACCGGCACCACGCCGCTGGCCGGTGAGGATGGCGAGCTCGCCCACTACTACAAGTTCGCGGAGATCTACTACGGCCACGCGCTCATCAAGAACCCGAATGCGAAACCAACCGACCCGCCGGACCAACAGTACTACTACGGTGGCGCGCCAATCACCTACAATGCCTCCGAGATCGCACAAATCCCGACCAATCCGAAGGCGGCGGACTATCCGAGCGGCTCCGCGCAGCGTCATGCGATGGACAACTTCAACTACACCTACACCAGCTTGCTGAAAGGTCTGCACGATCTCTTCAACGGCCAGCCCGACACCTTCCGCCGCACGCTCGGCGCGATGATGTCACTGCGCCAGCAGGCGCTCGACATGATGGCCGGCACCAACCTGCCCGGACCGATCGGACCGAGCTTCGAGTATCAGCCGGTCAATCCGGCCTGA
- a CDS encoding VOC family protein — MNHPVAMFEIMALDQTRLISFYKELFGWHVELSPEGFGYIHFPPSPPAERPMLGGIGQAKAGVPGWEKGTALYVLVENVEDTLARAEGLGGTIVVSSTPVDHYVFGMFEDPEKNLLGLIEPFKT, encoded by the coding sequence ATGAATCACCCTGTCGCGATGTTCGAGATCATGGCGCTGGACCAAACGCGCCTCATTTCCTTCTACAAGGAGCTTTTCGGCTGGCACGTGGAATTGAGTCCGGAGGGATTCGGCTACATCCACTTCCCACCCTCGCCACCAGCGGAACGCCCGATGCTGGGCGGGATCGGCCAGGCCAAGGCCGGCGTCCCCGGTTGGGAAAAAGGCACCGCACTCTACGTGCTGGTGGAGAACGTGGAGGACACCCTTGCCCGGGCGGAAGGGCTCGGAGGCACCATCGTGGTCTCGAGCACGCCCGTGGACCACTACGTCTTCGGCATGTTCGAGGACCCGGAGAAGAACCTCCTCGGCCTGATCGAGCCTTTCAAAACCTGA
- a CDS encoding metal-dependent hydrolase: MAGFHSMMPVSGCLAAEVISLRFRHRRVFPDWTLPLVALFGVLPDICSPHISLEDRHASFSHSLLFLAVLVPVCGMIAFWFEKGMRLRVAVVIWLAAMLHLAADAVSGGIPWLIPWKEEPLGDYYLEPFTWPIYDAVFIITAWLLWRWRQRLEVRAYERELMSAD; encoded by the coding sequence ATGGCGGGCTTCCATTCAATGATGCCGGTGAGCGGCTGTCTCGCCGCGGAGGTGATATCCTTGCGCTTCCGGCACCGGCGCGTGTTCCCGGATTGGACGCTGCCGCTGGTCGCACTGTTTGGTGTGCTGCCGGATATCTGCTCTCCTCACATTTCGCTGGAGGACCGGCACGCCAGCTTCTCCCACTCGCTGTTGTTCCTCGCGGTGCTGGTGCCGGTGTGCGGAATGATCGCCTTCTGGTTTGAGAAAGGCATGCGCCTGCGCGTGGCCGTCGTCATCTGGCTGGCCGCAATGTTGCATCTCGCCGCGGATGCCGTTTCCGGTGGCATTCCGTGGTTGATTCCGTGGAAGGAAGAACCGCTCGGCGACTACTACCTCGAGCCCTTTACCTGGCCGATCTACGATGCGGTGTTCATCATCACCGCCTGGCTGCTGTGGCGCTGGCGGCAGCGGCTGGAAGTGAGGGCATATGAGCGGGAACTGATGTCCGCCGATTGA
- the proS gene encoding proline--tRNA ligase, with amino-acid sequence MSNDKTAITPTRAQDFPEWYQQVVRAADMAENSETRGCMVIKPWGYGIWELIQQQLDRRFKATGHQNAYFPLLIPLSYLEKEAEHAEGFATECAVVTHHRLEAQKDEVTGKTRMIPTGELAEPYVIRPTSETIIGAAFARWVQSYRDLPLLINQWANVMRWEMRPRLFLRTAEFLWQEGHTAHETMDEAIVETRMIHGLYEEFLRDHLAIPVIPGEKTENERFPGADMTLTVEAMVQDRKAIQAGTSHYLGQNFSKAQDISFTGRDGTIQHAHTTSWGVSTRMIGTLIMAHADDDGLVLPPRVATQQIVITPVTPKEDTRDAVLASCQALASTLRNQSFHGEPLRVHVDTRDINGGVKKWEWIKKGVPVRIEIGPRDIETRKVCLQRRDQAVTAKEFADKEDFIQRAADILQEIHDSLLAKATTFRDENITPCDSIEAFHAHWGQDNPGWLITPWAGSPEQEDELSGQHKISIRCLPLDKQDEPDAPCVLTGVPTRGRAIWGRSY; translated from the coding sequence ATGTCCAACGACAAGACCGCCATCACCCCGACCCGCGCCCAGGACTTCCCCGAGTGGTACCAGCAGGTCGTCCGCGCCGCCGATATGGCGGAGAACTCGGAAACCCGCGGCTGCATGGTCATCAAGCCGTGGGGCTACGGCATCTGGGAACTCATCCAGCAGCAGCTCGACCGCCGCTTCAAGGCCACCGGCCATCAGAACGCCTATTTCCCGCTGCTGATCCCGCTTTCCTATCTGGAAAAGGAAGCCGAGCACGCCGAGGGCTTCGCCACCGAGTGCGCCGTGGTCACGCATCACCGCCTGGAAGCGCAGAAGGACGAGGTGACCGGCAAGACCAGGATGATCCCGACCGGCGAACTCGCCGAGCCCTACGTCATCCGCCCGACTTCCGAAACGATCATCGGCGCGGCCTTCGCCCGCTGGGTGCAGTCCTACCGCGACCTGCCGCTGCTCATCAACCAGTGGGCGAACGTGATGCGCTGGGAAATGCGCCCGCGCCTGTTCCTCCGCACCGCCGAGTTCCTCTGGCAGGAAGGCCACACCGCGCATGAGACCATGGACGAAGCCATCGTCGAAACGCGGATGATCCACGGCCTCTACGAAGAGTTCCTCCGCGACCACCTCGCCATCCCGGTGATCCCCGGGGAGAAGACCGAGAACGAGCGCTTCCCGGGTGCCGACATGACCCTCACCGTCGAAGCGATGGTGCAGGACCGCAAGGCGATCCAGGCCGGCACCTCGCACTACCTCGGCCAAAATTTCTCGAAGGCGCAGGACATTTCCTTCACTGGTCGCGATGGCACGATCCAGCACGCCCACACCACCTCGTGGGGCGTATCCACCCGCATGATCGGCACGCTGATCATGGCCCATGCGGATGACGATGGCCTGGTGCTGCCGCCGCGCGTGGCCACCCAGCAGATCGTGATCACGCCGGTGACGCCGAAGGAAGACACCCGCGATGCGGTGCTCGCCTCCTGCCAGGCGCTGGCCAGCACGCTGCGCAACCAGAGCTTTCACGGCGAGCCGCTGCGCGTCCATGTCGATACCCGCGACATCAACGGTGGCGTGAAGAAGTGGGAATGGATCAAGAAGGGCGTGCCGGTCCGCATCGAGATCGGACCTCGCGACATCGAGACCCGCAAGGTCTGCCTCCAGCGCCGCGACCAGGCGGTGACCGCGAAGGAGTTCGCCGACAAGGAGGACTTCATCCAGCGCGCCGCCGATATCCTGCAGGAAATCCACGACTCGCTGCTCGCGAAGGCCACCACCTTCCGCGACGAGAACATCACGCCCTGCGATTCGATCGAAGCCTTCCACGCCCACTGGGGTCAGGACAACCCGGGTTGGCTCATCACTCCGTGGGCCGGTTCGCCGGAGCAGGAAGACGAGCTTTCCGGCCAGCACAAGATCTCGATCCGCTGCCTGCCGCTCGACAAGCAGGACGAACCGGACGCGCCCTGCGTGCTCACCGGCGTCCCGACGCGCGGCCGCGCGATCTGGGGCCGGAGTTATTGA
- the hemL gene encoding glutamate-1-semialdehyde 2,1-aminomutase, translating into MNSPGPLSQKLFATAKELIPGGVNSPVRAFRNVGGEPFFVRSAKGSRIQDVDGKTYIDYIGSWGPNILGHAPAVVTNTIHEVAKSGVSFGIPNPFEVEMARTITEWVPSVQKVRMTSSGTEATMSAIRVARGFTKRDYIIKFDGCYHGHSDSLLVAAGSGALTHGEPDSAGVPKAFAEKTIVLPYNNPAALEKVFAEQGEQIAAIIVESYPANAGFVLPKPGYLDLLSSITKKYGALLIFDEVMTGFRLGKAGVQGLENLTPDLSCFGKVIGGGLPVGAFGGRAEVMDMLAPVGPVYQAGTLSGNPLAMAAGLAQLKELSKASGFPRLEELGAYFEKGLHRVFTERGIPYRLNRVGSMFCLFFTDREIVNVDDVMKQDLELFKKFFWGCLEKGIYIAPSPYETGFLSLAHTEADLDDTLTVFEEVLKGI; encoded by the coding sequence ATGAACTCGCCCGGCCCGCTCTCGCAGAAACTTTTCGCCACCGCCAAGGAACTCATTCCCGGCGGCGTGAACTCCCCGGTCCGCGCCTTCCGCAATGTGGGCGGCGAGCCGTTCTTCGTCCGCAGCGCCAAGGGCAGCCGCATCCAGGACGTGGATGGGAAGACCTACATCGACTACATCGGCTCCTGGGGCCCGAACATCCTCGGCCACGCCCCGGCGGTGGTGACGAACACCATCCACGAGGTGGCCAAGTCCGGCGTGTCCTTCGGCATTCCGAATCCCTTCGAGGTGGAGATGGCCCGCACCATCACCGAGTGGGTGCCCTCCGTGCAAAAAGTCCGCATGACCAGCAGCGGCACCGAGGCGACCATGTCCGCCATCCGCGTGGCCCGCGGTTTCACCAAGCGCGACTACATCATCAAGTTCGACGGCTGCTACCACGGCCACAGTGATTCCCTGCTCGTCGCCGCCGGTTCCGGCGCACTGACCCACGGCGAGCCGGACTCCGCCGGGGTGCCGAAGGCCTTCGCGGAAAAAACCATCGTGCTGCCTTACAACAATCCGGCGGCACTGGAAAAAGTCTTCGCCGAGCAGGGCGAGCAGATCGCCGCGATCATCGTGGAGTCCTATCCCGCGAATGCCGGATTCGTGCTGCCGAAACCGGGCTACCTCGACCTGCTCAGTTCCATCACGAAGAAATACGGCGCGCTGTTGATCTTCGATGAAGTGATGACCGGCTTCCGCCTCGGCAAGGCGGGCGTGCAGGGTCTCGAAAACCTCACGCCGGACCTGAGCTGCTTCGGCAAGGTGATCGGCGGCGGCCTGCCGGTCGGTGCCTTCGGCGGTCGCGCGGAGGTCATGGACATGCTCGCGCCGGTCGGCCCGGTGTATCAGGCGGGCACGCTCTCCGGCAATCCGTTGGCGATGGCAGCCGGTCTGGCGCAACTCAAGGAACTCTCCAAGGCTTCCGGCTTCCCGCGTCTGGAAGAACTCGGCGCGTATTTTGAAAAAGGCCTGCACCGCGTCTTCACCGAGCGCGGCATCCCCTACCGCCTCAATCGCGTCGGCTCGATGTTCTGCCTGTTCTTCACCGACCGCGAGATCGTGAACGTGGATGACGTGATGAAGCAGGACCTGGAACTGTTTAAGAAGTTCTTCTGGGGCTGCCTTGAGAAAGGCATCTACATCGCACCGAGTCCGTACGAAACCGGCTTCCTCTCTCTCGCCCACACGGAGGCGGATCTGGATGACACGCTGACGGTATTCGAGGAAGTGCTGAAGGGAATCTAA
- the trxA gene encoding thioredoxin: protein MALQLTEANFQSEVIDSDQPVLVDFWAEWCGPCKMIGPVIDQVSAELEGQAKVAKVNVDDARELAVKYGVRSIPLLLFFKNGEVKDQIVGANVTKDQLKSKLLALA, encoded by the coding sequence ATGGCACTCCAACTTACCGAAGCCAATTTCCAATCCGAAGTCATCGATTCCGACCAGCCCGTGCTCGTCGATTTCTGGGCCGAATGGTGCGGCCCTTGCAAAATGATCGGCCCGGTGATCGATCAGGTCTCGGCTGAACTGGAAGGCCAGGCCAAGGTCGCCAAGGTCAATGTCGACGACGCCCGCGAGCTCGCGGTGAAGTACGGCGTCCGCTCGATCCCGCTGCTCTTGTTCTTCAAGAACGGCGAAGTGAAGGACCAGATCGTCGGCGCGAACGTCACCAAGGACCAGCTCAAGTCGAAGCTGCTCGCGCTCGCCTGA
- a CDS encoding DUF1287 domain-containing protein codes for MRFLIATFLLLSPLHAQSGPKLVEAARKQVGVTLTYDPAYVVMGYPGGDVPRERGVCTDVVVRAFRDGLSHDLQKLVHEDMAANFGSYPKQWGLKKTDKNIDHRRVPNLQTFFKRRGLVQPVTQNPGDYQSGDLVTCTVPPNLPHIMIVSDRKTADGRPLVIHNIGRGAQEEDILFMFPLTGHYRWK; via the coding sequence ATGCGCTTTCTGATCGCCACCTTTCTTCTACTATCCCCGCTCCATGCCCAGAGTGGCCCGAAATTGGTGGAAGCGGCGCGAAAGCAGGTCGGTGTCACCCTCACCTACGATCCGGCGTATGTGGTGATGGGTTATCCGGGCGGTGACGTGCCGCGGGAACGGGGCGTTTGCACGGACGTGGTGGTCCGCGCCTTCCGGGACGGGCTCTCACACGATCTCCAAAAGCTGGTCCACGAGGACATGGCGGCGAACTTCGGCTCCTACCCGAAGCAGTGGGGCCTGAAGAAGACGGACAAGAACATCGACCATCGCCGTGTTCCAAACCTCCAGACCTTCTTCAAGCGCCGCGGACTGGTCCAGCCTGTCACTCAGAATCCCGGCGACTACCAATCTGGCGATCTCGTCACCTGCACGGTGCCGCCGAACCTGCCGCACATCATGATCGTGAGCGACAGGAAGACCGCCGATGGCCGGCCGCTGGTGATCCACAACATCGGCCGTGGCGCGCAGGAGGAGGACATCCTGTTCATGTTCCCCCTCACCGGGCACTACCGGTGGAAATGA
- a CDS encoding SDR family NAD(P)-dependent oxidoreductase has translation MDLQLSGKTALVTGSTKGIGLGIARSLAREGANVIVNGRSEASAKAAADQIGNGARWIAADVSTAEGCAVIAEQAGQVDILVNNAGIFEPKPFADIPDEDWERFYQVNVMSAIRLTRALLPGMLERNWGRVIFISSESGIQIPEEMVHYGMTKAAEIALVNGIARTTKGTGVTVNAVLPGPTASEGVTDFVGQLASEAKQTPEEFEKEFFRSVRGTSLLQRFATVEEIADTVAFISSPLASATNGAAVRVDGGVLLATA, from the coding sequence ATGGATCTCCAACTTTCGGGCAAGACCGCCCTCGTCACCGGTTCCACCAAGGGCATCGGCCTCGGCATCGCCCGCTCCCTGGCCCGGGAAGGCGCGAACGTCATCGTCAACGGCCGCAGCGAGGCCTCCGCCAAAGCCGCAGCGGATCAGATCGGCAACGGCGCGCGCTGGATCGCAGCGGACGTTTCCACCGCCGAAGGCTGTGCTGTCATCGCCGAACAAGCCGGACAGGTCGACATCCTGGTGAACAACGCCGGGATCTTCGAGCCGAAGCCCTTCGCGGATATTCCAGACGAGGATTGGGAGCGCTTCTACCAGGTGAACGTGATGTCCGCCATCCGCCTGACCCGCGCGCTGCTGCCCGGCATGCTGGAGCGCAACTGGGGCCGGGTGATCTTCATCTCCAGCGAGAGCGGCATCCAGATCCCGGAAGAGATGGTCCACTACGGCATGACCAAGGCCGCGGAGATCGCGCTGGTCAATGGCATCGCCCGCACCACCAAGGGCACCGGCGTGACGGTGAATGCGGTGCTGCCGGGGCCGACCGCCTCCGAGGGCGTCACCGATTTCGTCGGACAGCTCGCCAGCGAGGCGAAACAGACGCCGGAGGAATTCGAGAAGGAGTTCTTCCGCAGCGTGCGCGGCACCTCGCTGCTCCAGCGCTTCGCCACGGTGGAGGAAATCGCGGACACCGTCGCCTTCATCAGCTCCCCGCTCGCCTCCGCCACCAACGGCGCGGCCGTGCGCGTGGACGGCGGAGTGTTGCTGGCGACCGCGTGA
- the cysS gene encoding cysteine--tRNA ligase yields the protein MRLFDTLSRSERELQPLDGSTFRFYCCGPTVYGPAHIGNFRTFVLQDVFRRTLETSGVRTFHVRNITDVDDKTIRDSQKAGKSLTEFTAFWTEKFHADCEKLACQPPHVEPGAVEHLPQQIAMIATLVEKGHAYASEDGSVYFNIASYPAYGKLSRLDQRELDLGKTQNARANSDEYEKDSISDFVLWKARKPEDGENFWESPWGQGRPGWHLECSAMIAEYLGDTFDLHSGGVDLVFPHHENEIAQSQCACGGHFAEHWFHITHLLVDGGKMSKSLGNLYTIDDLEAKGFTAMEVRYVLIGAHYRKPLNFTLDSLHGAREALAKLAKGARALAAKAPAEARFDSVDFGPFQAAWDSLSHDLNTPGALGGLFTGMREASSLEGEAAAKALAGFNRVLRALGITLPEEEAAAEVPEDIRALAEERWQARLAKEWAKSDELRGKLTELGWAVKDAKDSYELTPV from the coding sequence ATGCGGCTTTTCGACACCCTGAGCCGGAGCGAACGCGAGCTCCAGCCCCTGGACGGGTCCACCTTCCGGTTCTACTGCTGCGGCCCCACCGTGTACGGTCCCGCGCACATCGGAAACTTCCGCACCTTCGTGCTGCAGGACGTTTTCCGCCGCACGCTGGAAACCAGCGGCGTCCGCACCTTTCACGTCCGGAATATTACGGACGTGGACGACAAGACGATCCGTGATTCGCAGAAGGCCGGGAAGTCGCTCACGGAGTTCACCGCCTTCTGGACGGAGAAATTCCACGCCGATTGCGAAAAGCTCGCCTGCCAGCCGCCGCACGTGGAGCCCGGTGCCGTGGAGCACCTGCCGCAGCAGATCGCGATGATCGCGACGCTGGTGGAGAAGGGGCACGCCTATGCGTCCGAGGACGGCTCGGTCTATTTCAACATCGCCTCCTATCCCGCCTACGGAAAACTCTCCCGCCTCGACCAGCGCGAGCTGGACCTGGGCAAGACCCAGAACGCCCGCGCGAACTCGGACGAGTACGAGAAGGATAGTATCTCCGACTTCGTGCTGTGGAAGGCGCGCAAGCCGGAGGACGGTGAGAACTTCTGGGAATCCCCGTGGGGCCAGGGTCGCCCCGGCTGGCACCTCGAGTGCTCCGCGATGATCGCGGAATACCTCGGCGACACCTTCGATCTGCACTCCGGCGGCGTGGACCTCGTCTTCCCGCACCATGAGAACGAGATCGCGCAGAGCCAGTGTGCCTGCGGCGGGCACTTCGCCGAGCATTGGTTCCACATCACCCACCTGCTGGTGGATGGCGGCAAGATGTCGAAGTCGCTGGGCAATCTCTACACCATCGACGATCTCGAGGCGAAGGGCTTCACCGCGATGGAGGTGCGCTACGTGTTGATCGGCGCGCATTACCGGAAGCCGCTCAATTTCACACTCGATTCGCTGCACGGCGCCCGCGAGGCGCTGGCGAAACTGGCGAAGGGCGCGCGTGCGCTCGCCGCGAAGGCTCCGGCGGAAGCGCGCTTCGACAGCGTTGACTTCGGGCCGTTCCAAGCGGCGTGGGACTCGCTTTCGCATGATCTCAACACGCCGGGTGCGCTCGGTGGGCTCTTCACTGGCATGCGCGAGGCTTCTTCGCTGGAAGGCGAAGCGGCGGCCAAGGCGCTCGCCGGGTTCAACCGCGTGCTGCGCGCGCTTGGCATCACGCTTCCCGAAGAGGAAGCCGCCGCCGAAGTGCCGGAAGACATCCGCGCCCTCGCCGAGGAACGCTGGCAGGCCCGCCTTGCGAAGGAGTGGGCGAAGTCCGATGAACTGCGTGGCAAGCTCACCGAACTCGGCTGGGCGGTGAAAGACGCCAAAGACTCCTACGAACTTACGCCGGTCTGA
- a CDS encoding VOC family protein yields MIHSSTLKPQAVKFVLMASDMDRAVAFYRDVLGFDESFTTPHWSELRFGDAVLGLHGGGDGSRAQTGLSIQYGDVAQAYAAALVAGATPIQVPEQREGEPIILATLADTEGNVIMFTQYVG; encoded by the coding sequence ATGATTCATTCATCCACATTGAAGCCTCAAGCGGTCAAATTTGTGCTCATGGCCTCGGACATGGACCGGGCGGTGGCTTTTTATCGTGACGTACTGGGTTTTGACGAGAGCTTCACCACCCCGCACTGGTCGGAGCTCCGCTTTGGTGACGCGGTTCTCGGGCTGCATGGCGGCGGGGATGGTTCACGCGCCCAAACCGGGCTCTCCATTCAATACGGGGATGTGGCACAGGCCTATGCCGCCGCGCTGGTTGCGGGCGCGACTCCCATTCAGGTGCCGGAGCAACGCGAGGGCGAACCCATCATTCTCGCTACGCTGGCCGATACCGAAGGGAACGTCATCATGTTCACCCAGTATGTGGGGTGA
- a CDS encoding DUF3592 domain-containing protein, which yields MSPVTRSRVFGMLCFTIGGACLIIGICWLVPNLRLAATGTAVEGRITGFREIVQSRRNHVAIHPVAAYEVEGKVYQAETPAHTDPPRFKTGDPVKILVPPGDPAGGKFAGFVDLWLGPLVLTVLGLVLSGVGWWGWNHRVGGASRAVC from the coding sequence ATGTCTCCCGTCACCCGTTCCCGCGTCTTCGGCATGCTGTGCTTCACCATCGGTGGCGCGTGCCTGATCATCGGGATCTGCTGGCTGGTGCCGAATCTGCGGCTGGCGGCGACCGGCACCGCCGTGGAGGGGCGGATCACCGGCTTCCGGGAGATCGTCCAGAGCCGTCGCAACCACGTGGCGATCCATCCGGTGGCCGCCTATGAAGTGGAGGGAAAAGTTTATCAGGCGGAGACCCCGGCCCATACCGATCCACCGCGATTCAAGACCGGTGATCCGGTGAAAATCCTGGTGCCACCGGGCGATCCGGCGGGCGGGAAGTTCGCTGGATTCGTGGATCTCTGGCTCGGGCCGCTGGTGCTGACCGTTCTGGGATTGGTCCTGAGCGGCGTCGGCTGGTGGGGATGGAACCACCGTGTCGGCGGGGCCAGCCGGGCGGTTTGCTAG